In Pseudophryne corroboree isolate aPseCor3 chromosome 3, aPseCor3.hap2, whole genome shotgun sequence, a genomic segment contains:
- the LOC135057388 gene encoding olfactory receptor 1C1-like — protein sequence MKLKDCYNVTEFTLLGLIDEAKLDIPVGVLLIFAYVIIILGNFTIIGIFSADSHMRSPMYIFLFNLSIIDITSTLNILPKLFHMFFTKHNVISFAGCITQMYFFVTLVGTELMLLTAMAYDRYVAICHPLNYIILMSFKNCVGLSVASWIVGFLDPIGHAVLISNMSFWSDRPIDHFFCDISPLLMIACSDISVVEMINYVEGVLVAFSSFLLILFSYIYIISNILKIKSAEGKQKAFSTCTSHLTCVIIYYVTLICLHIKPTSSYFPKLDKLIALVYVVLVPMLNPFIYCLKNKDVKKSLVNLKTKFFIKYLKPC from the coding sequence ATGAAATTAAAAGATTGTTATAATGTGACAGAATTCACACTTCTGGGTCTGATAGATGAAGCAAAGTTAGACATCCCAGTTGGTGTATTACTTATATTTGCCTATGTTATAATTATTTTGGGAAACTTCACCATCATTGGGATTTTTTCTGCAGATTCTCATATGCGCTCTCCCATGTACATCTTCTTATTCAACCTTTCCATCATTGACATCACTTCTACATTAAACATTCTGCCCAAACTATTTCATATGTTCTTCACAAAACATAACGTGATTTCATTTGCAGGATGCATAActcagatgtatttctttgtgaccCTAGTTGGTACTGAGCTTATGCTGCTCACAGCCATGGCATATGACCGCTATGTGGCAATCTGTCACCCTCttaattatattattttaatgagttTTAAAAACTGTGTTGGACTCTCAGTTGCTTCTTGGATTGTGGGCTTTTTGGACCCAATTGGACACGCTGTCCTTATATCTAATATGTCATTTTGGTCAGATCGTCCTATTGACCATTTCTTTTGTGATATATCCCCATTACTGATGATTGCCTGCAGTGATATATCCGTGGTGGAAATGATAAACTATGTTGAAGgggttctggtggcattttctTCATTTCTGCTTATATTATTTTCATACATATATATTATCTCCAACATTCTGAAGATAAAATCTGCAGAAGGGAAACAAAAAGCTTTTTCCACCTGCACCTCCCATCTAACCTGTGTGATCATTTATTATGTGACTTTGATCTGTTTGCATATTAAACCTACATCAAGTTATTTCCCAAAACTGGACAAGCTCATTGCTCTGGTGTATGTTGTTTTGGTGCCTATGCTAAATCCTTTTATTTACTGTCTGAAGAATAAAGATGTCAAAAAGTCACTAGTCAATCTGAAGACTAAGTTCTTTATAAAATATTTAAAGCCTTGTTGA